A single window of Nicotiana sylvestris chromosome 3, ASM39365v2, whole genome shotgun sequence DNA harbors:
- the LOC104215671 gene encoding uncharacterized protein translates to MHIEKNIVDNVIGTLLDILGKTKDHANARYDLKEMGIRKNLQPKDTKDGKRTKFAKACFSMTNGEKSVFCGVLKTAKLPDGSASNISRCVQLDERKLSGYKTHDAHFMLHYLLPILVKSKLPDHVAIPLIHLSSFFLYLCQKVITMEELDCLEVEIRETTNQLERIFPLTFFDIMIHLPIHLANEVRLGGPIQNRWMYPPERYKCTLKSYVRNRNYPEGSIAEACCPLGAKKSDPIVLDDMSLNQAHIYLLNNCDEVQEYIREYEVEVSNQRRGSKWSKAKNHSQNFSQWFEIRSLKEDVPDLIKQLSIGPNSIAKRYFGYLINGYRFHTRQRDARRKIQNSGVTLVALTTSFASSKDKNPVDANMTYYGRIVDIFELDYYGHFKVVLFKCDWYEVEEDIYGLTYVYFNKKCYQNEPFVLAYQVHQCFYVQDPYDQDRYYVMKTVPRDLFSISDELESNAPHYYENEPFEYLVGPSIPEDNGEVVLVRSDVPATILDVPPEGFLAQQLEIESDEEFDFEDTS, encoded by the exons ATGCATATAGAGAAAAATATTGTGGATAATGTAATTGGAACTCTTTTGGACATTCTTGGAAAGACAAAGGATCATGCAAATGCTCGTTATGATCTTAAAGAGATGGGCATTAGGAAGAACCTTCAGCCAAAGGATACAAAGGATGGCAAGAGAACAAAGTTTGCAAAAGCATGCTTCTCAATGACCAATGGTGAAAAATCAGTTTTTTGTGGTGTTTTAAAGACAGCAAAGCTACCTGATGGTAGTGCTTCCAATATATCCAGGTGTGTGCAGCTAGATGAAAGAAAATTATCCGGTTATAAAACCCATGATGCCCACTTCATGTTACATTACTTGTTGCCAATACTAGTTAAAAGCAAACTTCCTGATCATGTTGCTATCCCTTTGATTCATCTAAGTTCTTTCTTTCTCTATTTATGTCAAAAAGTTATCACAATGGAAGAGCTAGATTGCTTGGAAGTAGAGATTAGAGAAACTACGAATCAATTGGAAAGAATTTTTCCTCTAACTTTTTTTGATATAATGATTCATTTGCCTATTCATTTGGCGAATGAGGTAAGGTTGGGAGGTCCAATTCAAAATCGATGGATGTATCCTCCTGAAAGATATAAGTGTACATTAAAATCATATGTTCGCAACAGAAATTATCCAGAAGGATCTATTGCTGAGGCAT GTTGTCCTTTAGGAGCAAAAAAGAGTGATCCAATTGTTTTAGATGACATGTCACTAAATCAGGCACATATATACTTATTGAACAATTGTGACGAAGTTCAagaatatataag AGAATATGAAGTTGAGGTTAGTAATCAGAGACGAGGATCTAAATGGAGCAAGGCCAAGAATCACAGTCAAAACTTCTCTCAATGGTTTGAAATTCGTTCTTTGAAAGAGGATGTGCCCGATCTTATTAAGCAATTGTCCATTGGACCAAATTCAATTGCTAAAAGATATTTTGGGTATCTCATTAATGGATATAGATTCCATACGAGGCAGCGTGATGCAAGACGTAAAATACAAAATAGTGGTGTTACATTAGTCGCCCTAACTACAAGTTTTGCAAGCTCAAAAGATAAAAATCCGGTTGACGCAAACATGACATATTATGGTAGAATAGTTGATATATTTGAGTTAGACTATTATGGCCATTTTAAGGTTGTCTTATTTAAGTGTGATTGGTATGAGGTTGAAGAAGATATTTATGGCCTTACTTATGTCTACTTCAACAAGAAATGTTATCAGAATGAGCCTTTTGTCCTAGCATATCAAGTACACCAATGCTTCTATGTGCAAGATCCATATGATCAAGATAGATATTATGTCATGAAGACTGTGCCGAGAGACTTGTTTAGCATAAGTGATGAACTTGAATCTAATGCCCCACACTATTATGAAAATGAGCCATTTGAATATTTGGTTGGCCCATCTATACCGGAGGATAATGGTGAAGTTGTCTTAGTAAGGAGTGATGTTCCAGCAACCATTCTTGATGTACCTCCAGAAGGATTTCTAGCACAACAACTTGAAATTGAATCAGATGaagagtttgattttgaagacacaTCATGA